DNA sequence from the Actinomycetes bacterium genome:
TTACTATTATAAAAAAATTAGGTGGAAAAAAATGAAAGAAATTATTATTAGAAATAAATTGAAATTAGCAAGGGTAGAAAAGGATTTAACCCAGGAGGAGCTAGCAGATTCTGTTGGAGTTACTAGACAAACTATAATGCTCATTGAAGCAGGAAAATATAATCCAACCTTAAAGCTTTGCTTATCTATCTCCCGGGTATTAAATAAGAGCCTTGATGAATTATTTTGGATAGGAGAAAAAGATGATAAAAAATAAGCTTTTTAAAACAGATGAAAGAATTCGAGCATTTTATAACCAAATCGGCAATATAGGATTTCACGTCTTAAGTCTTTTAATCTGGTTAAATTTAATTTATAGAATGGTAGTTCTTAACCAGAGAGGAAAAGAAGTTATTGATATTTTAGTAATTTTAATATTTGCTGGGTTTCTTTATATTTATATGTTTATTTATTTTATAAGAGAGGTTTCTATGAATAAGAGCAAAGAAAAAATTAGTGGTTTGTCAGTTATATCATTAATACTTGGAATTTTATCCCTGGTATTATACTGGGGTAGTGGTATTTTAGGAATTCCTGGACCACTTGATATAATAACTTTTTGGAGTAGTTGCGCTTTAGGTATAGTAGGTGTTATCTGTGGCGTTATCGACTTATTTAGAATTAAATCAAACAGATCTAGTATAAAAAGTAGAGGTTTTGATATCGCTGGTATCACTCTTGGGGCAGTTGGGGCTTTCTTAATAATTCTTATGGCACTTTATCTTAATTTTTGGTCTTCATCAACTTGATATTAACGACATGTTGGGGAAAAATCTTAATCTCAAGATATAATTATCTGAATTTGATTTATTCTGCTTATGTGCTTATAACTTATTGATAGCTAAATAAAGATATTTTTTTAAATCAGTCAATTCCTTCAAGATTTGGTTCGAAATTTCGCAACCCGGGGCAGCCATTAAGACACCTTTATCTTATATGCGTTGATAGAG
Encoded proteins:
- a CDS encoding helix-turn-helix transcriptional regulator; this translates as MKEIIIRNKLKLARVEKDLTQEELADSVGVTRQTIMLIEAGKYNPTLKLCLSISRVLNKSLDELFWIGEKDDKK